The following coding sequences lie in one Pseudoxanthomonas sp. SE1 genomic window:
- a CDS encoding GNAT family N-acetyltransferase, with the protein MDTPAITLRPATRADIPQILAFIRGLAEYEKLAHEAVATPALLETHLFGERPAAEVVIAEADGTPAGFALFFHSFSTFLGQPGLYLEDLFVVPHSRGLGIGRRLMVHLAQLAVARGCGRFEWSVLDWNEPAIRLYRSLGAVGLDEWTVQRVSGDALQALARGDA; encoded by the coding sequence ATGGATACCCCAGCCATCACCCTGCGCCCGGCCACCCGCGCCGACATCCCGCAGATCCTCGCCTTCATCCGCGGCCTGGCCGAGTACGAAAAGCTCGCGCACGAAGCCGTCGCCACGCCAGCCTTGCTCGAAACGCACCTCTTCGGTGAGCGCCCCGCCGCCGAAGTCGTGATCGCCGAGGCCGATGGCACGCCTGCCGGCTTCGCCCTGTTCTTCCACTCCTTCTCGACCTTCCTGGGCCAGCCCGGCCTGTACCTCGAAGACCTCTTCGTGGTGCCGCACTCCCGCGGACTCGGTATTGGAAGGCGGCTGATGGTGCATCTCGCGCAACTGGCCGTGGCGCGTGGCTGCGGCCGCTTCGAATGGTCGGTGCTGGACTGGAACGAACCCGCGATCCGCCTCTACCGAAGCCTCGGCGCGGTAGGCCTGGACGAATGGACCGTGCAGCGCGTCAGCGGCGACGCGCTGCAGGCGCTCGCGCGCGGCGATGCGTGA
- a CDS encoding GatB/YqeY domain-containing protein: MSLKQQLTDDMKAAMKAGEKDRLAVIRLINAAIKQREVDERIELDDAAVLAVLEKMVKQRKDSVNQFEAASREDLAAIERAEIVVIEAYLPAKLGEAEILAAIEAAITETGATGPADMGKLMGVLKPRLAGQADMGQVSALIKKKLAG; encoded by the coding sequence ATGTCCCTGAAACAGCAGCTTACCGACGACATGAAGGCCGCCATGAAGGCGGGCGAGAAGGACCGCCTGGCGGTCATCCGCCTGATCAATGCCGCCATCAAGCAGCGCGAAGTGGACGAGCGCATCGAACTGGATGACGCCGCCGTGCTGGCCGTGCTGGAAAAGATGGTCAAGCAGCGCAAGGATTCGGTGAACCAGTTCGAAGCCGCCAGCCGCGAGGACCTGGCCGCCATCGAGCGCGCCGAGATCGTGGTGATCGAAGCCTACCTGCCGGCGAAGCTGGGCGAGGCCGAGATCCTGGCCGCCATCGAGGCCGCCATCACCGAAACCGGCGCCACCGGCCCGGCCGACATGGGCAAGCTGATGGGCGTGCTGAAGCCACGCCTCGCTGGCCAGGCCGACATGGGCCAGGTCTCCGCGCTGATCAAGAAGAAGCTCGCGGGCTGA
- the rpsU gene encoding 30S ribosomal protein S21: MPSVKVRENEPFEFALRRFKRTCEKAGVLAETRKREFYEKPTQERKRKAAAAVKRQLRRSSRDVTKRQRLY, encoded by the coding sequence ATGCCCAGCGTCAAAGTCCGCGAAAACGAGCCGTTTGAGTTTGCGCTGCGTCGCTTCAAGCGCACCTGCGAGAAGGCCGGCGTCCTGGCCGAAACCCGCAAGCGCGAGTTCTACGAGAAGCCGACCCAGGAGCGCAAGCGCAAGGCCGCCGCTGCGGTGAAGCGCCAGCTGCGCCGCAGCTCGCGCGACGTCACCAAGCGCCAGCGCCTGTACTGA
- the tsaD gene encoding tRNA (adenosine(37)-N6)-threonylcarbamoyltransferase complex transferase subunit TsaD, whose protein sequence is MKVLGIETSCDETGVAVYDTGLSGAAGLRAHAVYSQIALHAEYGGVVPELASRDHVRKLLPLIRQTLAEAGLTTADLDGVAYTAGPGLVGALLVGAGVARSLAWALELPAVGVHHMEGHLLAPLMEDDPPEAPFVALLVSGGHTQLVAVDAIGRYRLLGETLDDAAGEAFDKTAKMMGLPYPGGPQLAALAEKGTPGRFRFARPMTDRPGLDFSFSGLKTQVLLAWRDSDQSEQTRADIARGFEDAVVDTLAIKCERALDEAGSDVIVIAGGVGANKRLRAKLQAMAARRGGRACFPRPSLCTDNGAMIAFAGALRLEAGQHETAEVKVTPRWDMAALPPVSRSL, encoded by the coding sequence ATGAAAGTCCTCGGCATCGAAACCAGCTGCGACGAAACCGGCGTGGCCGTCTACGACACCGGTCTGTCCGGCGCCGCCGGCCTGCGCGCCCATGCGGTCTACAGCCAGATCGCCCTGCATGCCGAGTACGGCGGGGTGGTGCCCGAGCTGGCCAGCCGCGACCACGTCCGCAAGCTGCTGCCGCTGATCCGCCAGACCCTGGCCGAAGCCGGCCTGACCACGGCGGACCTCGATGGCGTGGCCTATACCGCCGGGCCCGGGCTGGTCGGTGCGCTGCTGGTCGGGGCCGGCGTGGCCCGGTCGCTGGCCTGGGCACTGGAACTCCCCGCCGTCGGCGTCCACCACATGGAAGGCCATCTGCTGGCCCCGCTGATGGAGGACGATCCGCCGGAGGCGCCGTTCGTCGCCCTGCTGGTCTCGGGCGGGCATACCCAGCTGGTGGCCGTGGACGCCATCGGCCGTTACCGGCTGCTGGGTGAAACGCTGGACGATGCGGCCGGCGAAGCCTTCGACAAGACCGCCAAGATGATGGGGCTGCCGTATCCCGGCGGTCCGCAACTGGCCGCCCTGGCGGAAAAAGGCACCCCGGGCCGCTTCAGGTTCGCGCGTCCGATGACCGACCGGCCGGGACTGGACTTCAGCTTCTCCGGCCTGAAGACGCAGGTCCTGTTGGCCTGGCGCGACAGCGACCAGTCGGAACAGACCCGGGCCGACATCGCGCGCGGGTTCGAGGATGCGGTGGTCGACACGCTTGCCATCAAGTGCGAACGCGCACTGGACGAAGCCGGCAGCGATGTCATCGTCATCGCCGGCGGCGTGGGCGCCAACAAGCGGCTGCGCGCCAAGCTGCAGGCGATGGCCGCGAGGCGCGGCGGCCGTGCCTGCTTCCCGCGGCCGTCGCTGTGCACCGACAACGGCGCGATGATCGCCTTCGCCGGTGCGCTGCGCCTTGAAGCGGGCCAGCACGAGACCGCAGAGGTGAAGGTCACGCCACGCTGGGACATGGCGGCGCTGCCGCCCGTGAGCCGGAGTCTGTGA
- the folB gene encoding dihydroneopterin aldolase: protein MDTVFIEDLRIETVIGIYDWEREIRQTVALDVEMAFDNRVPAARDDIALTLDYKAVSKRLISFVEEASFGLVETLAEQCAAIIRDEFGVAWVRLKLSKPGAVTGARNVGVLIERGTRPV from the coding sequence ATGGACACCGTTTTCATCGAAGACCTGCGCATCGAGACCGTCATCGGCATCTACGACTGGGAGCGCGAAATCCGCCAGACCGTGGCGCTGGACGTGGAGATGGCATTCGACAACCGCGTGCCCGCCGCCCGCGATGACATCGCACTGACGCTGGACTACAAGGCGGTGTCGAAGCGGCTGATCTCCTTCGTGGAGGAGGCAAGCTTCGGCCTGGTCGAGACCCTCGCGGAGCAGTGCGCGGCGATCATCCGCGACGAGTTCGGCGTGGCCTGGGTGCGGTTGAAGCTGAGCAAGCCCGGCGCGGTCACGGGTGCGCGCAACGTCGGTGTGCTGATCGAACGCGGCACGCGCCCGGTCTGA
- the folK gene encoding 2-amino-4-hydroxy-6-hydroxymethyldihydropteridine diphosphokinase: MGTAYLSLGSNVEPERHLHAAIAALRERFGDIRLSPIYRTRSVGFDGTDFLNAAAVIDSDLDPLALNDWLHALEDAHGRDRSGPRFSDRTLDIDIVFYDDLVMQGPGNLRLPRDELKHAFVLLPLVDIAPDMVDPRSGRTLAALWREHPEHEVPPQAVPLDNATP; the protein is encoded by the coding sequence GTGGGAACCGCCTACCTGAGCCTGGGCAGCAACGTCGAGCCCGAACGCCACCTCCATGCTGCCATTGCGGCGCTGCGCGAACGCTTCGGGGACATCCGCCTGTCGCCGATCTACCGCACACGCTCGGTCGGCTTCGATGGCACCGACTTCCTCAACGCCGCCGCCGTGATCGACAGCGATCTGGATCCGCTCGCATTGAACGACTGGTTGCATGCGCTCGAAGACGCGCACGGTCGCGACCGCAGCGGTCCGCGCTTCTCCGACCGCACGCTCGACATCGATATCGTGTTCTACGACGACCTGGTGATGCAGGGGCCGGGCAACCTGCGCCTGCCGCGCGACGAACTGAAGCATGCCTTCGTGCTGCTGCCGCTGGTCGACATCGCGCCCGACATGGTCGATCCGCGCAGTGGGCGCACGCTCGCGGCGCTGTGGCGCGAACACCCGGAACACGAGGTGCCCCCGCAGGCCGTACCACTGGACAACGCAACCCCGTAG
- a CDS encoding pteridine reductase translates to MPTSRRVVLVTGAARRVGAAIARRLHAEGCDLALHYRGSIDDMRSLVAELETTRSGSTLMLQADLAVFDRLPELVAKTVGHFGRMDALVNNASAFYPTPAGTATPAQWEDLFAVNARAPFFLSQAAAPHLRAARGAIINIADVYAEKPRADLAVYAASKAALLAVSRGLAVSLAPDVRVNAVSPGAILWPDAGIDPDVQARLLALTPLGRVGNPDDIAGTVAWLLGDAAGYVTGQVIHVDGGRSIG, encoded by the coding sequence ATGCCCACATCGCGCCGCGTCGTCCTGGTCACCGGTGCCGCCCGTCGCGTGGGCGCGGCGATTGCGCGACGGCTGCATGCCGAAGGCTGTGACCTCGCCCTGCACTACCGCGGCTCGATCGACGACATGCGCTCGCTGGTCGCAGAGTTGGAAACGACGCGCAGCGGCAGCACCCTGATGCTGCAGGCGGACCTGGCCGTGTTCGACCGCCTGCCGGAGCTGGTGGCGAAGACCGTGGGCCACTTCGGCCGCATGGACGCGCTGGTCAACAACGCATCGGCGTTCTATCCCACGCCGGCCGGCACCGCCACGCCGGCGCAATGGGAAGACTTGTTCGCGGTGAACGCGCGCGCGCCGTTCTTCCTGTCGCAAGCGGCGGCGCCGCACCTGCGTGCCGCACGCGGCGCGATCATCAACATCGCCGACGTCTATGCCGAGAAGCCACGCGCGGACCTGGCGGTGTATGCCGCATCCAAGGCGGCGCTGCTGGCGGTGTCGCGCGGACTGGCGGTGTCGCTGGCACCGGATGTGCGGGTGAATGCGGTGTCGCCCGGCGCGATCCTGTGGCCGGATGCCGGGATCGATCCCGACGTGCAGGCGCGCTTGCTGGCGCTGACGCCGCTGGGTCGCGTCGGGAATCCGGACGATATCGCCGGCACGGTGGCGTGGCTGCTGGGCGACGCCGCCGGCTACGTCACCGGACAGGTGATCCACGTGGACGGCGGACGCTCGATCGGCTGA